The following proteins are encoded in a genomic region of Sesamum indicum cultivar Zhongzhi No. 13 linkage group LG8, S_indicum_v1.0, whole genome shotgun sequence:
- the LOC105169459 gene encoding agamous-like MADS-box protein AGL18 has protein sequence MNSSDQNNPQENNPSQRKGKGRQKVDMVKIENETNLQVTFSKRRSGLFKKASELSTLCGAESAIVVFSPGEKAHSFGNPDVETIANRFLNQNPHSRSDADHLLVAHSRANMRLSNEELTNVEGQLELERKRKQEHKDMRKADENQNWCPPRIDELDYQQLEELRRSLMSFKQNFENKVQNATSLANSYVPDAGTAGSFPWTTQSDPSTGFPFNPSIQGPNDQFALYGNREDMYTSNAPLRIGGSSTTTLFDGGSGTSNIAIPTNPRANYCPNASTFPNLVTTTAGFASSFDPAVGNLGFTVQYPPPPPPSTGSSNMTFPYSYGNSSDMVPYVPGTSNPNLELERRRRGKASNNQDKSQGSKGNHGRRSS, from the coding sequence atgaaTTCCTCCGACCAGAACAACCCACAAGAAAACAACCCTTCccagagaaaaggaaaaggccGCCAAAAGGTGGATATGGTGAAAATCGAGAATGAGACTAATCTTCAAGTCACATTTTCCAAGCGTCGCTCTGGGCTATTTAAAAAGGCTAGTGAACTCAGCACTCTTTGCGGTGCTGAAAGTGCCATCGTTGTGTTCTCTCCAGGGGAGAAGGCACATTCTTTTGGCAACCCCGACGTGGAAACAATTGCCAATAGGTTTCTAAACCAAAATCCCCATTCGAGAAGTGATGCTGACCATTTACTTGTGGCGCATAGTCGTGCAAATATGCGTCTGTCCAACGAAGAGCTGACCAACGTCGAGGGCCAACTCGAGCTAGAGAGAAAGCGTAAACAAGAACATAAGGACATGAGGAAGGCTGATGAAAACCAAAACTGGTGCCCACCTCGCATTGATGAGCTCGACTACCAACAGCTGGAGGAACTGAGGAGGTCTTTGATGAGTTTcaagcaaaattttgaaaacaaagtCCAAAATGCTACTAGTTTGGCAAATTCATACGTTCCTGATGCAGGGACTGCCGGGAGTTTCCCGTGGACAACCCAGAGTGATCCTAGTACTGGTTTCCCATTCAATCCCAGTATTCAAGGGCCTAATGATCAATTTGCTCTTTATGGTAATAGGGAAGACATGTACACAAGCAATGCACCATTGAGAATCGGTGGATCCTCAACTACTACTTTATTTGATGGGGGGTCCGGTACCTCAAACATCGCAATTCCAACAAACCCTAGGGCAAATTATTGCCCTAATGCATCAACCTTTCCCAATTTGGTGACTACTACCGCTGGATTTGCTTCTTCATTCGATCCAGCAGTTGGTAACCTTGGATTTACGGTCCAGtatcctcctcctcctcctccttcaaCTGGCAGTTCCAATATGACATTCCCATACAGTTATGGGAATTCTAGTGATATGGTCCCATATGTTCCTGGAACAAGTAACCCCAATTTGGAGCTTGAGCGTCGTCGTCGGGGAAAAGCAAGCAACAACCAAGACAAGTCTCAAGGATCCAAAGGCAACCATGGTCGTCGATCTTCCTAA
- the LOC105169460 gene encoding agamous-like MADS-box protein AGL62 has translation MAKKPSMGRQKIKIEKIEVKNHLQVTFSKRRSGLFKKASELCTLCGVEIAIIVFSPAGKVFSFGHPNVESIIDRFLARSTGPNSHDPFYLVEAQRNASVRELNLQLGQIINEVEVERKRGENLDNMRKTNESHYWWEAPVSKLGLDELEQLRDAMEELKKNVTQHANKLMNPSSVFVPNRASGVFDQYESKPSHGIVSSSHVNAAVNSNFGYCHGFF, from the coding sequence ATGGCAAAAAAGCCGAGCATGGGCCGTCAAAAGATTAAAATCGAGAAAATAGAGGTAAAAAATCACCTACAGGTCACATTTTCAAAACGGCGATCAGGGCTCTTCAAAAAGGCTAGTGAACTCTGCACACTTTGTGGCGTTGAGATTGCCATAATCGTTTTCTCCCCAGCTGGAAAAGTCTTCTCCTTCGGCCATCCCAACGTGGAGTCTATAATTGATCGGTTCTTGGCGCGAAGCACGGGCCCCAACTCCCACGATCCGTTCTATCTGGTCGAGGCTCAGAGGAATGCTAGTGTTCGAGAGTTGAACCTGCAATTAGgtcaaattattaatgaagTGGAAGTGGAGAGGAAAAGGGGTGAGAATTTAGACAATATGAGGAAAACGAACGAGAGCCATTATTGGTGGGAGGCCCCTGTGAGTAAATTAGGGTTAGACGAGCTCGAGCAACTGAGGGATGCCATGGAAGAGTTGAAGAAGAATGTCACTCAGCATGCAAATAAGCTGATGAATCCATCCTCGGTGTTTGTGCCAAACCGGGCTAGCGGCGTATTCGATCAGTACGAGAGTAAACCTAGTCATGGAATTGTGAGTTCCAGCCATGTGAATGCTGCTGTCAACAGTAACTTTGGATATTGCCATGGATTTTTCTGA